From the Candida dubliniensis CD36 chromosome 2, complete sequence genome, the window GATCAGATCCGGTGCCACAAGAATACACAAAATAGTGATCCTAATATCCATATCTAAAATATCTGATCTACAGCGCCGCCCAGATATGTTGTCATGTGAACTGGTGCTAGATGAAATCCTCCTTGGAACAGTCTTTAGACAAATACAacatgaaaatgaaaaataaaaaatagcGCATGTCTCGAAAGAGTATGTTGATAAACCAAttagaataataattgcTCATCAGCTGACTAAATAgcagatgatgatgatgatgatgatgataactAAACCATATCAACCTCTGATATTGTTGGtctaattcaattgacTCTGAATGTTAAAAGAACTTGAGAACAATAGAGTATTGACGtaatatttttgaattgagtaacaaaacaataaaaggGTGCACTCTTGTTAGTCATAAGAATTAGTGTTCGAGACGAAGTGGAGACTAAATCACACCCTTTTCGTATGGGTTACTTTCCATCCCAAATAAAAAGACGAATAGTATCTAATCTCCATTTCTCAAACAAATGTATGTATGCAAGTACGTGACTAAAAATAGTAACACATTAGGCGACGTAAGTGAACGAGGCCgacaccagaagttagacaAATCCAAcatggaaaaaaaaaaaaaaatgctaCCACATAAGAAATTGTACTTTAGGCTGGTCTTTTGCAGTATTTGTTTAGTTATTGAACACAAAAAGTAATCAATTTGGTTAGGTAATTCTTGACTCTGGTATTATTGGTTTTCTAAAGCTTCTATTACCACAAAAGTgtttgttctttttcatGCGTTGATCATAATAAGTAGTATATGTTTATCCGCCTTTTAGTTGAAAATTATCTCCAAGTCAATTTTGTGTATATTTATTGAGATATTCCCGCACACGCACACGCACTCTCTCTATTAAATTTTTGTGTTTGCTCATTGCGTTATTTTTATTGTGTTGTATTGTGTTCTACTAACCTTTCTCTCTTAGTCCCCCTCCCCCCAATTTGTCTCATATCCagcaaacaaacaaacacgAAAAATGTTGccaatttaatttcatctaATTAGATACAGTTACTTAATTCAACATTCATTAACATCATGTGGGAAACAGGTAATACTTGCATACGTTTATTATcttaaagaaaattataCTACCATTTACAATATTGGGTTATTTCAAACAATATATAAGTCCTCCCCCGTCCCACCTCCCTCTTCCCTCCCCCCCAAAATAGTTTCCCATCTGTTTTTTTAGACTTTTCTAGacttttgttttcaactgtgttttgtttaataatttcatttattctaatcaagttttcaatttaacaTTATTGGACTACTTAGCACCAGAAGTTTAATACAAAAGTGCTAATTCACTCGCTTATTGGTCCAgcaataattcaattattaaatttgttGGTTTCGCTTcctcctcccccccccccttgCCCCCTCTCATTATTATCCGGTGATACTCATTTGTTCattgaataaatattaGAGGTATAATATAATAGAATATTAACAACTTTACATAATAAATTAACACACATAGCAGGTAActagtatttttttttttttgctttttccTCCTCCTCGCACACCCCCCTAAAAAATTACACTcgaaaaaataaaaaaaataaccaaATCTCAATCTTAATAATTTGGTACGATTAAATATAAGAAGAATAAATCCCTAAAAAGttatccaattttttttttttttgaaaaattaatttgCTTTATAACAAACATTAATCCACGTTTCATCcgtttttcatttatttgcTCAATTACCCCAACTTAAACATTTTGTTTAAAACTTACTTTATACGCTCGCTACCCgtcgttttttttttttttcataaatttaatttgttcaattgaGATCCTTGTGTAATATTCTTTGCTTTAATTAAGTGCATAATTATAACAAAAATGAATGTGAATGTTGACTTCTTATCTCAATTAATTGCTGATACTTCCCCATTGATGCATACTTCTGCTGAAGCCAATGGACAGTTTATATCACCAAATCCGAACCTATTAACAACTCACAACAACGATAGTGGTGTTGGGTTTAATCCAGCGTCGGAGTTTCCAGACATTGATATATTAGATTTTATTCCTGCTGCTATgtctcaacaacaacaacaacaacaacaacaacagcgtcaatttcaacaatatttgaGAACTCCAAAATCAGCTTCCAGTCcccaatttcaattgagtGCCACTAATTTCTCCAATCAAACAACCCCTGCATTTGGTTCTGTGGCCACTTTTTCAAGTAATTCCTTTTTGCCTGGTGGTAGTGAAAGTGATTTGCTTCCAGCTAATGCTCAATTCACACCAATCACACCAGGAATATATATGCCACCTCAACCAGTGCAACAACACAATCAATTTGAACCACTGTTGAGTACACCAAATTCTGTAAATGGTGTTTCTAATTCGCCGGTGCAATTTTCTCCTCCCAcacaacaatatcattcttcttcttcatcttcatcttctgcTCCTGCTTCAACTGTTGGTGAAAAGACTGGTCCAACCATTGGTTTGGGTGTGAGCATTGAACCAACCGTGAATCACAAAAAGCAACCATCTCCTCATGAACAAGCCGCATTACatttccaacaacaattgaacaatGAAGCTGCTGCCAAAACACATAATCGTAGTGGTAGCAGTTCTACAAAAGCAAGAACTCAACTGAGTCCAGAAATGCAAAAGTTGATTGAACAACAAAGAGAAaagcaacagcaacagttGCTTCTATTACAAAAAGGTGAGATTCCAAAACCACCTGaattaaaaccaaaaagGAAGTCCAGTTGCAGACCTcataaacaaaagaaaagatatatccaagaagaagagcaatatcaacaacaacaacaacaacaacaacagagAAGGATTTCATCTCTTCCTTTGCAAACTATTTCGGGAGACTCTCCTACAACAATTGAAGTTTCTAGTCCACAACTGGAAGTACACAATGATAACAGTTTTGGATGCAATACTACAACGTTTATTAGTGGTGGAGATATTACTGCCGAAGAATTGTTGAGCAATGATCCATTTCAAATGTTAGAAGATCATCTGACAGATGTTTTTCCAGATTTTGCTGACTTGGATTTTGAGGATGTTGGTactgattttgaaaaatccaTTGAAAATGTTGATGTTTTAAGTTTGAACAAGAATTCTAGTTCAACTAATGTCTCTGTACAACGTCCaacattgaaaaagaagaaatccATTACTCCGGGTCCTGCAAAGATTGTCAAGACTTTGAAGAAAGCTTCTTCATTTAGTAgtgctggtgctggtgctggtaCAGTTAATGGTTCTTTGTCTCCAACGTTTATTATAAATCCAAAATTCCAATGGACAAAGAGTCAAACTACAGAGCAACAACAGagattattgaaaaagaaggtACCACATCAACATGCACATTCATTACCTGATTTGAGTATTCAAGAAATGCCGGTGTTCACTTTAAGTAATCATTATCTGTTTGtttatgaaaatgaaaatactGAGGAGAATTCACAAGCATCTCCTcgtaaacaacaacaacaacaacaactagaAGAACAATCTAAGAAAGAGAGTGGATTGTTGCAAAATCTTGAATCTGGATTGGTGGAGTTCAAACTTGATTTGAACAAGaataaaatgaattgataatagaatataaatttacaatgctttatcttttttaatttttttttaatgatatttttgGATCGTTTCTTAATTGGTTTTCTACTTGCACTGGTTCTTGCTTTTCATATTATATATCTAGTGTGTGAAGTTTATATTTACATGTGCATGTTGatattttagtttttggtgaattttatttttatgaCTGGtgttttatttgttattttcaAGTTCGGTTTGCTTTTTACTGTTTCGATCATGTCGTTCCTTATATATTTCTTTCGATCGTAAATACTTAATTGTTAATATACCTTTTATTCATAGTATTAGATTGATCTTTAAGGATTTACTCTTTCCTCCTCCCCCCTGTAATTGAGAAGATTATTGGttgatcaatcaatcattattgttCGGAAGTGGCGATCTCGGATTGCCACACAAAGGGCCATCTTGAACTTTTGTTGAgttaattattttcatcCAGATTTGATGGTGAAAACTggctgaaaaaaaaaaaaaaagagccTCAAAAGTTTCAAATTCTCAGTTGTTACAACTCGACAGATTTCTCTCTGCAATTTGATATCACCACCATATCCCTCTTCAAGTATACTTGTATATAATGTCtcacttcttcttcttcttctttttcacaATCAGCTGAGTATTATATGGTGGTACATATATGGTACGTTTTGTACACACACCCCTCTCCCTCCTAAGCGAACAATGCATAGGAtttaagaaaaataataaatgaatttgcACAATTGCTTAAACCTTGTTTTCCTACACACTATCACTTCTGATACAAGATGGACtacaaagacaaaaaatATGCAACCCTGAAACAAGATTGAGGAGGGTCGAGAAGgcaaagaagaagtagGTCGGGTTAATATATCCtccacaaccacaacccTCAATGaaaagatttgaaattttcacCCTgtgttttctttctttgtttgtttgtttgttgatctcattaatattaacaAGGCAGATCTCTACAGATGATGATTGCTATTTAGCCTGTAGATGGTGGGATTTTTTAATAACTTAATCATCTACACACCATATGCAACAATTCACAAAGTTGAATCTGGTTTCGCCCTTGGGtgtagaagaagatgatacGCTCCAAAACCTTTTTGAGTAAAGAGATTTCCTGATACATATCAAAAGCAAAAGCAAAAGCAAAAGCAACCAGCCAGCCAGTCAAGCAAGCAAGCAAGCAAGCAAGCAAGGAAGCTCATTTTGTAGATGTTTTGAATGTGACATGATAACAAGAGAAACAAATCTCAACAGTTTAATGCACCCATGTATCTGTTTCCTTTACTACATCTTCAATGAATGGAAAattatccaaaaaaaaatccaataaatacATTTTTATGTATATTCCAATGTACATGAAAAGATATTGACTAactaacttttttttttttattccatgatgatgatataatgatgatgatgatgattctctatcatcatcaccaaattcaacaacctatttctttcttgtttattCTTGTTTACTTCTTGGAACATAATCTTTAGTTAAAATTGGTTCTTTTCTAAATCTATCAGTAATACTAATTTTACCTTCATTTCCATAAGCAACATAAAATAATCCTACTGGTATTATCCCCATCcatattatattaaataatactGAACGAGGTTTGAATCTAAAATAATGACccattttttctttagcaacattgaatttttcaaattgtttatctGGAGATAATGTACCGGCCATGATgaatatgtatatatgAATGTATGAATAGTAAATAGAAATCTAACTCAACTAGGGggagtggtggtggtggagatAAGTTTGATagttgtttcttttctttcaagatgaaatgaatttgtagtaattttttttttcctctgGAAATGATTGGTAAAGAAGAAACTGCCATAATAAAAACTATCTGCAGgaaaatgtttttttttttttttttatttacgAACCACagtattaataataataataatcaaaacaataaaaccACAACAAACCACAACTAACgaacaccaccaccaccaccaccaccaccatcataACTGCTTTACCTAATAACTTTTAATCCTATATAATGTCAGATAAAACTTTAGATGAACGTACCACAGCAATTCTTACAGAACATTTAGAATTTGCTCCTTTGACACTTATTGATGATGTGATCAATGCTGTGAATGAAATCATGTATAAGGGAACCACAGCTATTGAAACTTATttaaaagaacaaaaacaattaatgaaaaatgggATATTTACTAAAGTTACTGAAGATGAAATAGAAATTGGGATGGGGAAATTAgaatcattattagaatCTACTatagataataattttgataaatttgaattatattgtttaagaaatatttttaatatacCTAAAGATTTAATCCCatatataaaattgaatcatcaacaagaaattgaatttaatcataataatgttgaattaaaacaaaaatttgatcaacaaattgaaaatttacaaTGGAAAATAATGCAAGAATTACAATTAcgaaaaatattgaaattacaACTTgttaaaattcaaaaattgattaaaatattaataattattgataatgattttaaaaaattagatTTTGGTAATGGATAtggtaatagtaatagtaatagtaatagtaatgaagaatcaataaatattttgaaaaatcttcaacctattgatgaaacattatattttttaattagtcaaattaaaaatctaataaatcaaattgaacaattatctaataaagttaatataaatttgaaaactcAAAAATTTATTCCTAATTTACGTGATAAATTCATTGATGGTAGAACTTTTAGAGTTTTACAACAAACTGGAATTTGGAAAGATttagaaaataatgatattaagATACTGGTACAGGGAAATGAcaataccaccaccactactactactactactactactaaaaACTTAGTTGATCaagaagatattgaaatgATAATACCAGAGAAAGACATTGATGTGGATGTCATTAAGAATATTAATGCTCAGATTTAGTATATCACcaaacataaaaaaaagttacACTTATCACCACCGTTCCACCCCCCCACCCCCCCTGGCTTTCCCCCTTTCTTTGACCAAAAAACCAAtcttgtattattattattattattattattatttaaactAGACTAAACTAAACTGAAATACATTTACATACTTACATAAATATTTAGGTCAAGTCcaatttaatgatttgaaattttttttctgctTCTTGTAAactaaaatcaatttctgcTTGATGCCATCTTTCATGTAATCTTCCATAAAGTAAAACTAATTTTGGTTCATCTGATTGAgtatcattaataaattttttaccAAATAAACGagatttttcattattccaagcattaaaatcaattttttcccATTCTTTAggtttattaatatttaaacgatttaattttggtgaatttaaaaattccGGATCTAATATACAAGTTGATTTTGGtttacaaaaataaattaatactaatctttgaaaattttgttgatcaattgGTGGACCAATAACTCGATGAATAGAAGATTTAAAATATCCACCAGTAATAAATTCCATGGCATCACCAATATTAACAATTAATCCATTTGGAGTATGACCAACATAATTCCATTCACCAGTGAAATAATCTCGAATTTgtaaagaaagaattggTTGAGATGTTATAAAAGTGAATCCACCACTATCAGAATGACCTCTTAACCAAGTATTATCAACTTTTTCTTGATCTTGAGGATCCATCTTTTCATATAACATGAATCTACCAGCTCCACCACCAGaatttttataatcattagggattattttataataattttccCAAATAAATCCTTCTGGAAGTTctaaaacaatatcaattaaattacaAAGTTTTTTTAATACATTATTATGTAAATATCGATAATATTCTGCAATTGGAAATAAATGATCTTTTACAATGGGtggatatttattattattattaatattaccTGATCCTTGGAAAAACAGTGGATGTTgcatattattaaaattataatgAATAATTGAATCTTCAACTCCATTTCTCATTGACCAATATTTTTTAGGTTTATAACCTGCACCTCTTTCACCAcctaaagaaattgaacgATCTTCTAAATCTGATTTTAATGCTCCAGCTAAATATGGTAATTGATCTTCAATTGGAACTTGTAAAATTCCTTGAGCCAATGATTTAAGAaattctaatttttcatgAGGAAATCCATGatttataatcataataaatCCATAAGTAGAAAgtgatttttcaatttgattagCTAATTTTTGTCTAATAGGTAAATTCTTAGGACCATCTTGATAAAGTGATAAATCAACTGCTTGTAATTCTATTGGTTTAATAGGAGATGTTGATAAAGGAGCTTCTTTGAATGgttttaaattatatttattggCAATTACTGACATGATATTAAAAGTTATTATGGGTTAAAATTAGATTAAaagatatttttgaaagtttTCTGGAAagttatttataatttataatctGATAAGTAGGAGAGATTAATTAACCGACTGTGGATTTAAAGACTAGTTTGTCAGTTTATGCAAAGTGGAATGAGAATTCGCAGCcacagttttttttttttttgacgTTTCGATTTGTCTTTTCAACCGAAACGACACGAAACGAAACACATATGAATTTTTACTTACAAGGAGTTCCgcccccctcccccctaCTAActcaataaattcaataattgaacCACTCCATTCCGCAAGAAATATTTCTTCTAATCATATATTCATTggttatatatatatatatatatatatatatatttttttacaCCTCTCTCTAAGTTTTCCcaaatctttctttcaaagtcttttgtaatttttcttcaaattcttctttagaTTCATCAGCTTTCCATCTTAAATTATAAGCAGGATGATCAGGTTTTAAAAATCCATTACCAACACCATAAATACTTTCTCTATAAGTAAGAGGTTTACCTTCATGATTAGTTGGATATTCTTTTTGAGCATAACCTTTTTCTTGAAGTAATGGTATAACATATTCAACCAAATCTTCAAAACTTCCTGGAGTAATTGTATAAGTGAAATTAAATCCATCAACTCCAGAAATTTCATGCCAAcgaattaattcattagtAACTTCTTCAGGATCaccaattattaaaattccTGAACCACCAATTTGTAATTGATTAACTATAGTGGCTCGAGTTTTTTTAGTAGTTGGATCTTCACCAGGTACCGGTTTTGTCCAATTTTCCACAAAACTTCTAACTGCATTACTTTCAACTTGATCTAATGGTTCatcatatttatatttactTAAATCAATCCCAGTCCAACCACCGAAAAGTGCTTGAGCTCCTTCAGGATCagaataatatttatattcttcATATTTAGCAATAGCTTCATCATGAGTAGGAGCAACAATCACCGTAACTAAAGATAAAactttaatatcattaggATTTCTACCATATTGTTTAactaattttttcaattgatcaattttaatttttaaagcTTCTGGAGTCATACCATTAATAAAAGCTGCTTCAGCATTTTTAGCAGCATATTCTAAACCTTTTTTAGAAGCTCCAGCTTGTAAAATAACTGGTAATCTTTGTGGAGTTGGTTCAGTAATATTAGGTCCAGGGACAATAAAATGTTCACctttataattaatttctctaattctttttgaatCAGTGAAAATTCGATTTTTCCTATCAAATTTAACTGCATCATCAGCCcatgatgataaaaataattgatatacTACTTCAAGAAATTCTTGAGCTTTAACATATCGTTCATCATGTTCAGGTAATTCTTCACCATTAAGTAAATTTCTTGCTGCAGAATCTAAATAAGATGAAACAATATTCCAACCAATTCTACCTTTAGTTAAATGATCTAAAGTTGCTAATCGACGACTAAAATGATAAGGTGATTCACTAACTGTACTTGAAGTTATAgcaaatgataaattttcCGTAACCGCAGCCATAGCAGGAACAATTGCATGAGGATCATTAATAGGCCATTGAGCTCCTGATTTAGCAGCAGCAGTTAAATTATGAGGTCCATTATAAACATCATATCCTCCTAAAACATCAGCAATGAAAAGAGCATTGAATTTCCctttttctaataatttagcTAAATTAGTCCAATATTCAATAGTATTATAATCTCGAGATTTATCATTAGGATGACTCCATAATCCTGCTGTTTGAAGTGATGGACACATCATATCAAATGCATTAAGAATAAGATATTTTTTAGGTGATGAAGATTCATCacgtttttgttttttattaggaggaggaggagtaATTGTCATTTTTGAGGTggtgggggggggggaggaggGTAAGTACAAGTAATAGAGAAGACaaaactttttcaaatgtGGAATAGGATTTATGACATGGTTTATATAGTTAAATTTCTGGTAATCTTCAAAAATAACGAAttttccaacaacaatttgtAATAAACTGAGCCGACACACAATGATTCCTATAATACCAGAAATTAGTAGCCATGGTTCGGGtataaaatttgaaattactGTGGCATTAAAGTGAATATCAATACCAAAAtaccaataccaataccaataccaaaaatataatataatatattacATCATTTCTTCAGAAGTTGATAACAAATTATCAGATGAAATTATGTTAGTGGGAGAGAAGGGGAGACAGGGAGAAGCCACAATTTGGGTTATTGGtaaatcaatcaacaaatgTGGGTTGTTACACGACTTGTTGGGGGTGCTACCAAAtgacaacaaaaaaagcCAAAAATGCAACCCAATttcacaaaaaaaaaaccgtCAACCtttatttgaagaaattgctGACTGGATGAtaagataataatgaaaaaaaaaagggattTAGAACACGAggcaacaaaaaaaaaatatagcGAGGAGTTGGAATTGGAGTTGAAATTGACTTGACTTGACttgatttgttgaatatTTGGGAGTTGGgtgaagaagaggaagaaaagGGAGGAAAAGGGAGGAAAAGGGAGGAAAAGGAATAACGGaaataaattaaactttaaataataacaagACAGGTATAAATGTTGAATGATCGATTTacttctttattattattattattatgataaaGTCTAATTGagaatatatattcaaaaaaaaattgttatgAGACGacgaataataatagttgTTAAACTATATGGGAGGATTAATGGTGATACGAAATTGAGAATAAAATATGATCATTACAATTTGAGAATAAAGAGGTTTAGTGaagatttatatatatatattgatattaagacattattaaaagaaaaagatgggaatagaaattgaatgaaacaggtcaaaaaacaaatacaaattcttgttttgaGGTTTCTGAGTAAAAgtggaaaaagaaaaagaaaaagaaaaagaaaaagaaaaatttcaaatttcaaatttcaacTTTAGCCGCGTTTTTACTTATTTAGGTAAATAATTCCGTACCGGCcaactactattactacgATGCTATCTATTTTGGCGGTGAATTGACAGAAAATTGCCAATGGCGATAACATGCAT encodes:
- a CDS encoding Mis12-like protein, putative (Similar to S. cerevisiae MTW1), giving the protein MSDKTLDERTTAILTEHLEFAPLTLIDDVINAVNEIMYKGTTAIETYLKEQKQLMKNGIFTKVTEDEIEIGMGKLESLLESTIDNNFDKFELYCLRNIFNIPKDLIPYIKLNHQQEIEFNHNNVELKQKFDQQIENLQWKIMQELQLRKILKLQLVKIQKLIKILIIIDNDFKKLDFGNGYGNSNSNSNSNEESINILKNLQPIDETLYFLISQIKNLINQIEQLSNKVNINLKTQKFIPNLRDKFIDGRTFRVLQQTGIWKDLENNDIKISVQGNDNTTTTTTTTTTTKNLVDQEDIEMIIPEKDIDVDVIKNINAQI
- a CDS encoding iron/ascorbate family oxidoreductase, putative, translating into MSVIANKYNLKPFKEAPLSTSPIKPIELQAVDLSLYQDGPKNLPIRQKLANQIEKSLSTYGFIMIINHGFPHEKLEFLKSLAQGILQVPIEDQLPYLAGALKSDLEDRSISLGGERGAGYKPKKYWSMRNGVEDSIIHYNFNNMQHPSFFQGSGNINNNNKYPPIVKDHLFPIAEYYRYLHNNVLKKLCNLIDIVLELPEGFIWENYYKIIPNDYKNSGGGAGRFMLYEKMDPQDQEKVDNTWLRGHSDSGGFTFITSQPILSLQIRDYFTGEWNYVGHTPNGLIVNIGDAMEFITGGYFKSSIHRVIGPPIDQQNFQRLVLIYFCKPKSTCILDPEFLNSPKLNRLNINKPKEWEKIDFNAWNNEKSRLFGKKFINDTQSDEPKLVLLYGRLHERWHQAEIDFSLQEAEKKFQIIKLDLT
- the SOX1 gene encoding monooxygenase, putative translates to MTITPPPPNKKQKRDESSSPKKYLILNAFDMMCPSLQTAGLWSHPNDKSRDYNTIEYWTNLAKLLEKGKFNALFIADVLGGYDVYNGPHNLTAAAKSGAQWPINDPHAIVPAMAAVTENLSFAITSSTVSESPYHFSRRLATLDHLTKGRIGWNIVSSYLDSAARNLLNGEELPEHDERYVKAQEFLEVVYQLFLSSWADDAVKFDRKNRIFTDSKRIREINYKGEHFIVPGPNITEPTPQRLPVILQAGASKKGLEYAAKNAEAAFINGMTPEALKIKIDQLKKLVKQYGRNPNDIKVLSLVTVIVAPTHDEAIAKYEEYKYYSDPEGAQALFGGWTGIDLSKYKYDEPLDQVESNAVRSFVENWTKPVPGEDPTTKKTRATIVNQLQIGGSGILIIGDPEEVTNELIRWHEISGVDGFNFTYTITPGSFEDLVEYVIPLLQEKGYAQKEYPTNHEGKPLTYRESIYGVGNGFLKPDHPAYNLRWKADESKEEFEEKLQKTLKERFGKT